A window from Zingiber officinale cultivar Zhangliang chromosome 7A, Zo_v1.1, whole genome shotgun sequence encodes these proteins:
- the LOC121999600 gene encoding probable methionine--tRNA ligase — protein sequence MVFQVLNTKTKSAKTEISVSRLDIPVGLIKKVQRHPDADSFYVEEIDVGEESPRTVVSGLVKYIPLEEMQNRKVCVLCNLKPATMRGIKSQAMVLAASNDDHTKVELVDPPSSAKVGERVTFLGYSGEPNSVLNAKSKVWEKLQVDLQSNKEWLPVIRMCLSQHLLVFVKFRLSQMEP from the exons ATGGTTTTCCAAGTTTTGAA TACAAAAACGAAGTCTGCTAAAACAGAAATTTCTGTCTCAAGACTTGACATACCTGTTGGCCTCATCAAAAAAGTTCAGAGGCACCCAGATGCAGATTCATTCTATGTTGAAGAAATTGATGTCGGTGAAGAATCCCCTCGAACAGTTGTTAGTGGCCTCGTGAAATATATTCCTCTTGAGGAAATGCAG AATCGGAAGGTTTGTGTCCTTTGTAACTTGAAGCCTGCAACCATGAGGGGCATAAAGTCACAAGCAATGGTCTTGGCTGCATCAAACGATGACCACACAAAG GTTGAGTTAGTTGATCCACCATCATCAGCCAAGGTTGGTGAACGAGTGACCTTTCTGGGATACTCAGGCGAACCAAACAGCGTCTTAAACGCCAAGAGCAAAGTTTGGGAGAAGCTGCAGGTTGATCTGCAGTCTAATAAAGAGTGGTTGCCTGTTATAAGGATGTGCCTTTCACAACATCTGCTGGTGTTTGTAAAGTTTCGTCTATCACAAATGGAGCCATAA